Proteins co-encoded in one Brassica rapa cultivar Chiifu-401-42 chromosome A02, CAAS_Brap_v3.01, whole genome shotgun sequence genomic window:
- the LOC103853985 gene encoding survival of motor neuron-related-splicing factor 30 isoform X5, with translation MGHHDGQACVCLSPHVIALTEELLATAKQNEISLSDAGATSDSPNNLLEGAWRQMESRNDPIHEGKFPIGTKVQAVFSEDGEWYEATVEAHTLNGYYVSYNEWGNKEEVDPDNVRAIENNALLEAERLAEATKNALKRKIEQAASSDYQSKTLPAKLKIDPNDPEDVKIAKRKKIHAFKSKARQEQLEVAQNKKQNAWQQFQTTKAKTKKVGFYTGRKKESIFKSPEDPFGKVGVIGSGKGLTDFQKREKHLHLKSGNAEGTDE, from the exons ATGGGTCATCATGATGGCCAAGCCTGCGTCTGTCTATCTCCTCAT GTGATTGCATTGACAGAGGAACTTCTTGCAACCGCAAAGCAAAATGAGATTTCTCTATCGGATGCTGGAGCAACTTCTGATTCACCCAACAATTTACTAGAGGGTGCTTGGAGACAAATG GAATCAAGGAATGACCCAATACATGAGGGCAAGTTCCCTATTGGAACAAAAGTTCAAGCTGTCTTCAGCGAAGATGGCGAGTG GTATGAGGCGACCGTTGAGGCGCATACTCTAAATGGGTATTATGTTTCCTACAATGAGTGGGGTAACAAGGAAGAG GTTGATCCAGATAATGTGAGGGCAATAGAGAACAATGCTCTCTTGGAAGCTGAAAGACTTGCTGAAGCTACCAAGAATGCACTCAAAAGAAAGATTGAGCAAGCTGCGAGTTCTGATTACCAATCCAAAACTCTACCTGCTAAGCTTAAAATCGATCCTAATGATCCCGAGGATGTG AAAATTGCAAAGCGGAAGAAGATACATGCGTTCAAGTCAAAGGCGAGGCAGGAGCAATTAGAGGTGGCACAGAACAAGAAACAGAATGCTTGGCAGCAGTTTCAGACAACTAAAGCCAAAACTAAAAAGGTAGGGTTCTATACAGGGAGGAAGAAAGAGAGTATATTCAAATCCCCAGAGGATCCGTTTGGGAAAGTGGGTGTGATTGGAAGTGGTAAAGGTTTGACAGATTTTCAGAAGCGAGAGAAGCATCTTCATCTTAAGTCTGGTAATGCTGAGGGCACTGATGAGTAA
- the LOC103853985 gene encoding survival of motor neuron-related-splicing factor 30 isoform X1, translating to MEGEEEVSIKELASNLTTYKEQLQQVRQLLSEDPRNSEYADMEKELKEVIALTEELLATAKQNEISLSDAGATSDSPNNLLEGAWRQMESRNDPIHEGKFPIGTKVQAVFSEDGEWYEATVEAHTLNGYYVSYNEWGNKEEVDPDNVRAIENNALLEAERLAEATKNALKRKIEQAASSDYQSKTLPAKLKIDPNDPEDVKIAKRKKIHAFKSKARQEQLEVAQNKKQNAWQQFQTTKAKTKKVGFYTGRKKESIFKSPEDPFGKVGVIGSGKGLTDFQKREKHLHLKSGNAEGTDE from the exons atggaaggagaagaagaagtgagcATCAAAGAGTTGGCTTCGAACCTCACTACCTACAAAGAGCAGCTCCAACAG GTGAGGCAGCTTTTGTCTGAAGACCCTAGAAACTCTGAATATGCAGACATGGAAAAGGAGCTTAAAGAG GTGATTGCATTGACAGAGGAACTTCTTGCAACCGCAAAGCAAAATGAGATTTCTCTATCGGATGCTGGAGCAACTTCTGATTCACCCAACAATTTACTAGAGGGTGCTTGGAGACAAATG GAATCAAGGAATGACCCAATACATGAGGGCAAGTTCCCTATTGGAACAAAAGTTCAAGCTGTCTTCAGCGAAGATGGCGAGTG GTATGAGGCGACCGTTGAGGCGCATACTCTAAATGGGTATTATGTTTCCTACAATGAGTGGGGTAACAAGGAAGAG GTTGATCCAGATAATGTGAGGGCAATAGAGAACAATGCTCTCTTGGAAGCTGAAAGACTTGCTGAAGCTACCAAGAATGCACTCAAAAGAAAGATTGAGCAAGCTGCGAGTTCTGATTACCAATCCAAAACTCTACCTGCTAAGCTTAAAATCGATCCTAATGATCCCGAGGATGTG AAAATTGCAAAGCGGAAGAAGATACATGCGTTCAAGTCAAAGGCGAGGCAGGAGCAATTAGAGGTGGCACAGAACAAGAAACAGAATGCTTGGCAGCAGTTTCAGACAACTAAAGCCAAAACTAAAAAGGTAGGGTTCTATACAGGGAGGAAGAAAGAGAGTATATTCAAATCCCCAGAGGATCCGTTTGGGAAAGTGGGTGTGATTGGAAGTGGTAAAGGTTTGACAGATTTTCAGAAGCGAGAGAAGCATCTTCATCTTAAGTCTGGTAATGCTGAGGGCACTGATGAGTAA
- the LOC103853985 gene encoding survival of motor neuron-related-splicing factor 30 isoform X6: MMAKPASVYLLMSEVIALTEELLATAKQNEISLSDAGATSDSPNNLLEGAWRQMESRNDPIHEGKFPIGTKVQAVFSEDGEWYEATVEAHTLNGYYVSYNEWGNKEEVDPDNVRAIENNALLEAERLAEATKNALKRKIEQAASSDYQSKTLPAKLKIDPNDPEDVKIAKRKKIHAFKSKARQEQLEVAQNKKQNAWQQFQTTKAKTKKVGFYTGRKKESIFKSPEDPFGKVGVIGSGKGLTDFQKREKHLHLKSGNAEGTDE; encoded by the exons ATGATGGCCAAGCCTGCGTCTGTCTATCTCCTCATGTCTGAA GTGATTGCATTGACAGAGGAACTTCTTGCAACCGCAAAGCAAAATGAGATTTCTCTATCGGATGCTGGAGCAACTTCTGATTCACCCAACAATTTACTAGAGGGTGCTTGGAGACAAATG GAATCAAGGAATGACCCAATACATGAGGGCAAGTTCCCTATTGGAACAAAAGTTCAAGCTGTCTTCAGCGAAGATGGCGAGTG GTATGAGGCGACCGTTGAGGCGCATACTCTAAATGGGTATTATGTTTCCTACAATGAGTGGGGTAACAAGGAAGAG GTTGATCCAGATAATGTGAGGGCAATAGAGAACAATGCTCTCTTGGAAGCTGAAAGACTTGCTGAAGCTACCAAGAATGCACTCAAAAGAAAGATTGAGCAAGCTGCGAGTTCTGATTACCAATCCAAAACTCTACCTGCTAAGCTTAAAATCGATCCTAATGATCCCGAGGATGTG AAAATTGCAAAGCGGAAGAAGATACATGCGTTCAAGTCAAAGGCGAGGCAGGAGCAATTAGAGGTGGCACAGAACAAGAAACAGAATGCTTGGCAGCAGTTTCAGACAACTAAAGCCAAAACTAAAAAGGTAGGGTTCTATACAGGGAGGAAGAAAGAGAGTATATTCAAATCCCCAGAGGATCCGTTTGGGAAAGTGGGTGTGATTGGAAGTGGTAAAGGTTTGACAGATTTTCAGAAGCGAGAGAAGCATCTTCATCTTAAGTCTGGTAATGCTGAGGGCACTGATGAGTAA
- the LOC103853985 gene encoding survival of motor neuron-related-splicing factor 30 isoform X2 has protein sequence MEGEEEVSIKELASNLTTYKEQLQQVRQLLSEDPRNSEYADMEKELKEVIALTEELLATAKQNEISLSDAGATSDSPNNLLEGAWRQMESRNDPIHEGKFPIGTKVQAVFSEDGEWYEATVEAHTLNGYYVSYNEWGNKEEVDPDNVRAIENNALLEAERLAEATKNALKRKIEQAASSDYQSKTLPAKLKIDPNDPEDVRKKIHAFKSKARQEQLEVAQNKKQNAWQQFQTTKAKTKKVGFYTGRKKESIFKSPEDPFGKVGVIGSGKGLTDFQKREKHLHLKSGNAEGTDE, from the exons atggaaggagaagaagaagtgagcATCAAAGAGTTGGCTTCGAACCTCACTACCTACAAAGAGCAGCTCCAACAG GTGAGGCAGCTTTTGTCTGAAGACCCTAGAAACTCTGAATATGCAGACATGGAAAAGGAGCTTAAAGAG GTGATTGCATTGACAGAGGAACTTCTTGCAACCGCAAAGCAAAATGAGATTTCTCTATCGGATGCTGGAGCAACTTCTGATTCACCCAACAATTTACTAGAGGGTGCTTGGAGACAAATG GAATCAAGGAATGACCCAATACATGAGGGCAAGTTCCCTATTGGAACAAAAGTTCAAGCTGTCTTCAGCGAAGATGGCGAGTG GTATGAGGCGACCGTTGAGGCGCATACTCTAAATGGGTATTATGTTTCCTACAATGAGTGGGGTAACAAGGAAGAG GTTGATCCAGATAATGTGAGGGCAATAGAGAACAATGCTCTCTTGGAAGCTGAAAGACTTGCTGAAGCTACCAAGAATGCACTCAAAAGAAAGATTGAGCAAGCTGCGAGTTCTGATTACCAATCCAAAACTCTACCTGCTAAGCTTAAAATCGATCCTAATGATCCCGAGGATGTG CGGAAGAAGATACATGCGTTCAAGTCAAAGGCGAGGCAGGAGCAATTAGAGGTGGCACAGAACAAGAAACAGAATGCTTGGCAGCAGTTTCAGACAACTAAAGCCAAAACTAAAAAGGTAGGGTTCTATACAGGGAGGAAGAAAGAGAGTATATTCAAATCCCCAGAGGATCCGTTTGGGAAAGTGGGTGTGATTGGAAGTGGTAAAGGTTTGACAGATTTTCAGAAGCGAGAGAAGCATCTTCATCTTAAGTCTGGTAATGCTGAGGGCACTGATGAGTAA
- the LOC103853985 gene encoding survival of motor neuron-related-splicing factor 30 isoform X3: MQTWKRSLKRCASMGHHDGQACVCLSPHVIALTEELLATAKQNEISLSDAGATSDSPNNLLEGAWRQMESRNDPIHEGKFPIGTKVQAVFSEDGEWYEATVEAHTLNGYYVSYNEWGNKEEVDPDNVRAIENNALLEAERLAEATKNALKRKIEQAASSDYQSKTLPAKLKIDPNDPEDVKIAKRKKIHAFKSKARQEQLEVAQNKKQNAWQQFQTTKAKTKKVGFYTGRKKESIFKSPEDPFGKVGVIGSGKGLTDFQKREKHLHLKSGNAEGTDE, from the exons ATGCAGACATGGAAAAGGAGCTTAAAGAG GTGTGCTAGTATGGGTCATCATGATGGCCAAGCCTGCGTCTGTCTATCTCCTCAT GTGATTGCATTGACAGAGGAACTTCTTGCAACCGCAAAGCAAAATGAGATTTCTCTATCGGATGCTGGAGCAACTTCTGATTCACCCAACAATTTACTAGAGGGTGCTTGGAGACAAATG GAATCAAGGAATGACCCAATACATGAGGGCAAGTTCCCTATTGGAACAAAAGTTCAAGCTGTCTTCAGCGAAGATGGCGAGTG GTATGAGGCGACCGTTGAGGCGCATACTCTAAATGGGTATTATGTTTCCTACAATGAGTGGGGTAACAAGGAAGAG GTTGATCCAGATAATGTGAGGGCAATAGAGAACAATGCTCTCTTGGAAGCTGAAAGACTTGCTGAAGCTACCAAGAATGCACTCAAAAGAAAGATTGAGCAAGCTGCGAGTTCTGATTACCAATCCAAAACTCTACCTGCTAAGCTTAAAATCGATCCTAATGATCCCGAGGATGTG AAAATTGCAAAGCGGAAGAAGATACATGCGTTCAAGTCAAAGGCGAGGCAGGAGCAATTAGAGGTGGCACAGAACAAGAAACAGAATGCTTGGCAGCAGTTTCAGACAACTAAAGCCAAAACTAAAAAGGTAGGGTTCTATACAGGGAGGAAGAAAGAGAGTATATTCAAATCCCCAGAGGATCCGTTTGGGAAAGTGGGTGTGATTGGAAGTGGTAAAGGTTTGACAGATTTTCAGAAGCGAGAGAAGCATCTTCATCTTAAGTCTGGTAATGCTGAGGGCACTGATGAGTAA
- the LOC103853985 gene encoding survival of motor neuron-related-splicing factor 30 isoform X4 has translation MFQFLGSERCASMGHHDGQACVCLSPHVIALTEELLATAKQNEISLSDAGATSDSPNNLLEGAWRQMESRNDPIHEGKFPIGTKVQAVFSEDGEWYEATVEAHTLNGYYVSYNEWGNKEEVDPDNVRAIENNALLEAERLAEATKNALKRKIEQAASSDYQSKTLPAKLKIDPNDPEDVKIAKRKKIHAFKSKARQEQLEVAQNKKQNAWQQFQTTKAKTKKVGFYTGRKKESIFKSPEDPFGKVGVIGSGKGLTDFQKREKHLHLKSGNAEGTDE, from the exons ATGTTTCAGTTTCTTGGATCTGAAAG GTGTGCTAGTATGGGTCATCATGATGGCCAAGCCTGCGTCTGTCTATCTCCTCAT GTGATTGCATTGACAGAGGAACTTCTTGCAACCGCAAAGCAAAATGAGATTTCTCTATCGGATGCTGGAGCAACTTCTGATTCACCCAACAATTTACTAGAGGGTGCTTGGAGACAAATG GAATCAAGGAATGACCCAATACATGAGGGCAAGTTCCCTATTGGAACAAAAGTTCAAGCTGTCTTCAGCGAAGATGGCGAGTG GTATGAGGCGACCGTTGAGGCGCATACTCTAAATGGGTATTATGTTTCCTACAATGAGTGGGGTAACAAGGAAGAG GTTGATCCAGATAATGTGAGGGCAATAGAGAACAATGCTCTCTTGGAAGCTGAAAGACTTGCTGAAGCTACCAAGAATGCACTCAAAAGAAAGATTGAGCAAGCTGCGAGTTCTGATTACCAATCCAAAACTCTACCTGCTAAGCTTAAAATCGATCCTAATGATCCCGAGGATGTG AAAATTGCAAAGCGGAAGAAGATACATGCGTTCAAGTCAAAGGCGAGGCAGGAGCAATTAGAGGTGGCACAGAACAAGAAACAGAATGCTTGGCAGCAGTTTCAGACAACTAAAGCCAAAACTAAAAAGGTAGGGTTCTATACAGGGAGGAAGAAAGAGAGTATATTCAAATCCCCAGAGGATCCGTTTGGGAAAGTGGGTGTGATTGGAAGTGGTAAAGGTTTGACAGATTTTCAGAAGCGAGAGAAGCATCTTCATCTTAAGTCTGGTAATGCTGAGGGCACTGATGAGTAA